The proteins below come from a single Crateriforma spongiae genomic window:
- a CDS encoding PilZ domain-containing protein translates to MLESDYLARFRQLTRSVSWGIELPSSWKNYFQEKGPSPSYPGDGRMHPRIRLRTHGVVFFDNPLPSVPRSSRPMGVYTKDFSRQGCGFLINEQLFPEEEIRLVLPSFWTRLTVVRARRITSHCYEIGATLNQRFDPEERAFQPCAVHGPSSLPSSEASTASV, encoded by the coding sequence ATGCTGGAAAGCGATTATCTCGCACGGTTCCGACAGCTGACTCGATCGGTTTCCTGGGGAATCGAACTGCCAAGTTCTTGGAAGAACTACTTCCAAGAAAAGGGGCCATCCCCTTCCTATCCGGGTGACGGACGAATGCACCCGAGAATCCGTCTGCGCACGCATGGTGTCGTCTTCTTCGATAATCCGTTGCCTTCGGTCCCGCGGTCCAGTCGTCCGATGGGCGTCTATACCAAAGATTTCTCGCGACAGGGTTGTGGATTCCTGATCAACGAACAACTGTTTCCGGAAGAAGAAATCCGCTTGGTGTTGCCTTCGTTCTGGACCAGGTTGACGGTCGTCCGCGCCCGTCGAATCACGTCGCACTGCTACGAGATCGGTGCGACATTGAATCAGCGGTTTGATCCGGAAGAACGAGCCTTTCAACCCTGTGCGGTTCACGGCCCGTCGTCGCTTCCATCATCGGAAGCGTCGACGGCATCGGTCTGA